Genomic DNA from Streptacidiphilus rugosus AM-16:
ACGAGTGACCGCCCACGGACGACGCACGGCGGAGGCCGAACCTGTCGCGCAAGCCGCGACACCTTCGGCCTCCGGGCGTCCCTACGCCTCGGGGTAGCCGTACACCGTGCTCCAGTTCGCGAGGACGCGCTGCTGGATCTCCTGCGGCCAGCCGTTCTCGAAGCTGCCCTTGACCGGCTTGCGGCCCTCGGGAAAGACGTCCGCCAGCAGGCAGTTGTAGATGACCTCATCGGGCCCTCCATCGCGGTGCCGTCGAGGGAGATGTGCCCCTCGATGATCATCTCCGCGCTGGCCGGCACCAGCAGGTCCACGGTCTCGGCGGGGACCAGTTCCAGGCCCTCGCCGAACAGCGCGCCGAGGAAGTGGCTCTCGTCGGCCCCCTCGGGCAGTGGCGTCCCGCCGACGGAGGGCAGCCCGGGCTCGACGCCGACGCCGACGCCGACGGCGAGCGCGATCGGCATCGGCTCGCCGCGCTCGGTCCACTTCGAGCGGATCACCCCGAGGTGCTGCGGCGGCGGGATCAGGCACGCCAGGGCGGCCCTGCCGTCGATCACCATCCGGTTGACGGACCAGTTGGTCCACGTCCCGTCGGGGGTCCTGGCGATGTTCATCCCGTAGGTCTCGATGTACCGGCCGCCGTCGTTGCCGTGGATCAGCGGCGTCGGGAAGGCGAACAGGTCGATGTCCTCGCCGGTCATCACGTTCTGCTTGCACGGCGCCTCGGCGCGGTCCACCACCACCGGCGGGATGCCCTCCGCGTCGCGCGCCGCGACCAGCGCCTCGACGATCTCCTGGCCACCGGCCGAGGCGTCGAGGCCGAGCGCCAGCGCGATCCATCCATCAGATGCCCAGCGCGACAAGCTCTTCCGGTGTCAGCGCCAGCTCCGCTGCCGCCGCCGAGTCGCGGGCCGAGGCGGGGCGACGGGCACCCGGGATCGGGATGACGGCCGGGGACTGGGCCAGGTGCCAGGCCAGGGCGAGGCGCTGCGGGCTGACGCCGCGGGCGCGGGCCAGTGCGTGGAAAGGGGTGTCCGTCGAGGGCGCCGCGCTGCCGGGATCGTCGACCGCGCTGGCGGAGATGCCGCCGAGCGGGCTCCAGGGGAGGAAGGCCAGGCCACGTTCGGTGCAGAGGTCGAGGGTCGGGCGGGCCTCCTGGAACGCGGGGGAGAAGCGGTTCTGCACGGAGGCCAGGCGTTCGCCCAGCAACTCGTGGGCGAGCCGGATCCGCCCGGTGTCCACGTTGGACACCCCCACCGCCAGGACCTTGCCCTCGTCGTACAGGTCACGCAGCGCGCCGAGCGATTCCGCGAACGGCACCGCCGGGTCCGGCTTGTGCAGCTGGTAGAGCCCGATCGCGTCCACGCCCAGCCGCCGCAGTGAGGCCTCGGCGGCGGCGCGCAGCCGGCGCGGGTCGCCGTCGACGGTCCAGCTGCCGTCCCCTGGACGCCCGCGTCCGCCCTTCGTGGCGACCAGCACCTCGCCGCGGTTCCCCGGCCAGGTGGCCAGGGCCCGGGCCACCAGC
This window encodes:
- a CDS encoding aldo/keto reductase, whose amino-acid sequence is MSGEVRFVGGRPVHPVGLGAMPLSVEGRPDEQQAVATVHAALDAGVTLIDTADSYHWHAGELGHNERLVARALATWPGNRGEVLVATKGGRGRPGDGSWTVDGDPRRLRAAAEASLRRLGVDAIGLYQLHKPDPAVPFAESLGALRDLYDEGKVLAVGVSNVDTGRIRLAHELLGERLASVQNRFSPAFQEARPTLDLCTERGLAFLPWSPLGGISASAVDDPGSAAPSTDTPFHALARARGVSPQRLALAWHLAQSPAVIPIPGARRPASARDSAAAAELALTPEELVALGI